A genomic segment from Scytonema millei VB511283 encodes:
- a CDS encoding ribokinase, with the protein MVAIVFGSINIDLVSKTPRLPLPGETLTGHSFATAPGGKGANQAVAIAKLGVPSYMVGRIGGDNFGRELLASLQAAGVKTENVLVDESISSGVAAIAVADNGENQIIITPGANGRVDETDVERLQSLLKIPPNPPSHKGGTNSPPFQGGLGGSILLLQLEIPLSAVIAAAQVAKAAGIKVILDPAPAQNLPDELYPLVDIITPNETEAGRLVGFTVDGREAATEAAQALLQKGVGNAIVKLGAKGVVCATQAETFFTPAFSVKAVDTVAAGDAFNGGLAAALVEGLPLRQAVVWGAAAGALAATKPGAQSAMCDRPTLEALMATGS; encoded by the coding sequence ATGGTTGCAATCGTATTCGGTAGTATCAATATCGATCTAGTTAGCAAAACACCCAGATTACCTTTACCTGGGGAAACATTGACGGGACATAGTTTTGCTACCGCACCCGGGGGAAAAGGCGCGAATCAGGCAGTTGCGATCGCAAAATTGGGCGTTCCCTCCTACATGGTAGGGCGCATTGGCGGAGATAATTTCGGTCGAGAATTATTAGCAAGTCTGCAAGCGGCGGGAGTCAAGACTGAGAATGTATTAGTCGATGAAAGTATCAGTTCTGGGGTAGCTGCGATCGCAGTTGCCGATAATGGCGAAAATCAAATTATTATCACTCCTGGGGCAAATGGACGAGTTGATGAGACGGATGTAGAACGTCTCCAGAGTTTATTAAAGATCCCCCCTAACCCCCCTTCCCACAAGGGGGGAACAAATAGCCCCCCGTTTCAAGGGGGGTTAGGGGGATCGATACTACTCCTCCAACTCGAAATTCCCCTCAGCGCCGTTATTGCAGCCGCCCAAGTTGCAAAAGCAGCCGGAATCAAAGTCATTCTCGATCCTGCACCAGCCCAAAACTTACCAGACGAACTTTATCCCTTGGTCGATATCATCACCCCAAACGAAACAGAAGCGGGGCGATTAGTTGGTTTTACTGTAGATGGACGAGAAGCGGCAACCGAAGCAGCGCAGGCTTTGTTACAAAAAGGAGTGGGGAACGCGATCGTCAAACTTGGTGCTAAGGGTGTCGTTTGTGCTACTCAAGCAGAAACATTTTTTACCCCAGCCTTTTCTGTCAAGGCTGTAGACACGGTAGCCGCAGGAGATGCTTTCAATGGTGGTTTAGCTGCGGCACTAGTAGAAGGACTACCCTTGAGACAAGCAGTAGTATGGGGTGCGGCGGCGGGTGCTTTGGCTGCAACCAAGCCAGGGGCGCAGTCGGCAATGTGCGATCGCCCTACTTTGGAGGCATTAATGGCAACTGGATCGTAA
- a CDS encoding amino acid ABC transporter permease yields MQIQSSAPPNPPTSPLNWVQKNLFSTWYNSILTIICLTVIIWGLSSFISWALTTAQWRVVGANLRLFFVGRFPPELYWRVWTALGLIIGLAGLCWGYIVRNSPIFSRTILFVLGVIIAAIVLLPLELSARLWILAIAIVAIVGYAVGRKLPTSISPWLTPAWGLVFIVNIWLIGGGLGLTSVPTNVWSGLLLTLLTAICGIVLSFPFGVLLALGRQSPLPIVRILSILYIEVIRGLPLIGILFLAQVMLPLFLPPNFRNLDRVLRAIAGLVLFSAAYLAENIRGGLQAIPRGQYEAAKALGLSSPLVVLLIVLPQALKAVIPAIVGQFIGLFKDTSLLALFGLLELTGISRSILAQPQFLGRYAEVYLFIGLLYWLFCYGMSTASRYLERKLNVNG; encoded by the coding sequence TTGCAAATCCAATCGTCTGCGCCTCCTAACCCACCCACATCTCCCCTTAACTGGGTACAGAAAAATTTGTTCAGTACTTGGTACAACAGTATCCTGACAATAATTTGTCTAACAGTCATTATTTGGGGACTGAGTAGCTTTATTAGTTGGGCATTAACTACGGCACAGTGGAGAGTCGTAGGTGCAAACTTGCGGCTCTTTTTTGTCGGTCGATTTCCTCCTGAATTGTATTGGCGAGTGTGGACGGCACTGGGGCTGATTATCGGTTTAGCAGGGCTTTGTTGGGGTTATATTGTCAGAAACTCTCCCATATTTAGCCGGACAATTTTATTTGTTTTAGGGGTAATTATTGCAGCTATTGTACTGCTACCTTTAGAACTGAGTGCGCGTTTGTGGATATTAGCGATCGCCATTGTTGCCATAGTTGGCTACGCAGTTGGACGCAAATTACCTACTAGTATTAGCCCTTGGCTCACCCCAGCTTGGGGATTAGTATTTATCGTCAACATTTGGTTAATTGGAGGTGGTTTGGGTTTAACTTCCGTCCCAACCAATGTATGGTCGGGGCTATTACTAACCCTACTCACAGCAATTTGCGGGATCGTACTGTCGTTTCCCTTTGGCGTGTTACTCGCCCTCGGTCGCCAAAGTCCATTACCTATAGTCCGGATCTTATCGATCCTCTACATTGAAGTGATTCGCGGGTTACCACTCATTGGCATTTTATTCTTAGCCCAGGTAATGTTACCGTTATTTCTCCCGCCTAACTTCCGCAATTTAGATCGCGTACTACGGGCGATCGCCGGACTCGTATTATTTAGTGCAGCGTATTTAGCAGAAAATATCCGTGGTGGATTGCAAGCTATTCCTAGAGGACAATACGAAGCTGCTAAAGCTTTGGGTTTAAGTTCGCCTTTAGTTGTGTTATTGATCGTATTACCCCAAGCACTTAAAGCCGTAATTCCCGCGATCGTCGGTCAATTTATTGGTTTATTTAAAGATACATCTCTACTCGCCCTATTTGGTTTACTAGAATTAACTGGAATTTCTCGCTCAATTTTGGCACAACCCCAATTCCTCGGACGTTATGCCGAAGTTTATTTATTCATTGGCTTACTCTACTGGCTCTTTTGCTACGGTATGTCTACAGCCAGTCGTTATTTGGAACGGAAATTAAATGTAAATGGTTGA
- a CDS encoding amino acid ABC transporter ATP-binding protein, producing MTNDNPQPMIIAENVHKWYSSNKFYVLRGVSLTVNRGEVVVVMGPSGSGKSTFIRTFNALEDYQQGRIEIDGIALTHDLRNIDAIRREVGMVFQQFNLFPHLTVLQNVTLSPIWVRRWKRQKAEEVAMQLLERVGILEQAQKYPGQLSGGQQQRVAIARALAMQPKIMLFDEPTSALDPEMVREVLDVMRSLARSGMTMVVVTHEVGFAREVADRIVLMDSGMLVEQAPPQEFFQNPKEERTRKFLSQIL from the coding sequence ATGACAAATGACAATCCACAACCAATGATTATTGCTGAGAACGTCCATAAGTGGTATAGCAGCAACAAATTTTACGTCCTGCGTGGGGTTAGCCTTACCGTGAATCGGGGGGAGGTGGTGGTGGTGATGGGTCCCTCTGGTTCGGGTAAATCTACGTTTATTCGCACGTTTAATGCTTTAGAAGATTATCAACAAGGGCGAATTGAAATTGATGGAATTGCCCTGACTCACGACTTGCGCAACATCGATGCAATTCGTAGAGAAGTGGGAATGGTGTTTCAGCAATTTAACTTGTTTCCTCACCTTACCGTACTACAAAACGTAACTCTGTCACCGATTTGGGTACGGCGTTGGAAAAGACAAAAAGCGGAAGAAGTCGCCATGCAACTGTTGGAAAGGGTAGGAATTTTAGAACAAGCGCAAAAGTACCCAGGACAACTTTCTGGCGGACAACAACAACGGGTAGCGATCGCCCGGGCGTTGGCAATGCAGCCTAAAATTATGTTATTTGACGAACCTACATCAGCGCTTGACCCAGAAATGGTACGAGAAGTGTTAGATGTGATGAGGAGTTTAGCGCGATCGGGGATGACAATGGTAGTCGTGACGCACGAAGTTGGGTTTGCCCGCGAAGTTGCCGATCGCATTGTATTAATGGATAGTGGAATGTTAGTCGAACAAGCCCCTCCCCAAGAATTTTTTCAAAACCCCAAAGAAGAACGGACGCGCAAATTTTTATCGCAAATTTTGTGA
- a CDS encoding amino acid ABC transporter permease produces MLVVIFIALIWDNLTYNLRQLGIQLGFDFLGVQASFDIGESIIPYDPSNSYSRAIFVGLLNSLRVVAIGLVLATIFGLIFGIAQLSDNWLVRRIAVAYVEIFRNVPLLLQLFFWYFAVFINLPGIENPITLLGSTYLTGQGVFFPWLEIGSGGGIWLVLLLAGIVGAIALWRWRGRVMVERGQVGNQIWYALGSILGAAIVAFILTRSIPFWLSIPQVTQGQIEGGLRLSPEFCALLAGLVIYTSSYIAEIVRAGILAVPKGQWEAARALGLKPNRIMQMVILPQALRVIIPPLTSHYLNLAKNSSLAIAVGFPDVYFVASTTFNQTGRAVEVMLLIMITYLTTSLTISLIMNLYNRTVQIKER; encoded by the coding sequence ACCTACAATCTGCGGCAATTAGGCATTCAGTTAGGATTTGATTTTTTGGGAGTCCAAGCCTCCTTTGATATTGGCGAAAGTATAATTCCTTACGATCCGTCTAATAGTTATAGTCGGGCAATTTTTGTCGGGTTGCTCAATTCATTGCGCGTGGTAGCAATCGGTCTTGTTTTAGCTACTATTTTTGGATTAATCTTTGGCATTGCCCAACTTTCAGATAACTGGTTGGTACGACGCATCGCTGTTGCTTATGTAGAAATCTTCCGCAACGTACCTCTACTATTGCAACTATTTTTTTGGTACTTTGCCGTTTTTATCAATCTACCAGGAATTGAAAATCCTATTACTCTTCTTGGTTCTACTTACTTGACGGGACAAGGCGTATTTTTCCCGTGGCTGGAAATTGGTTCGGGGGGAGGCATTTGGTTGGTGTTACTGCTGGCGGGAATTGTTGGAGCGATCGCCTTGTGGCGCTGGCGGGGGCGCGTCATGGTAGAACGAGGACAGGTAGGAAACCAAATTTGGTATGCTTTGGGTTCTATTTTAGGGGCGGCGATCGTGGCTTTTATCTTGACCCGCAGTATTCCCTTTTGGTTGAGTATTCCGCAAGTTACGCAGGGACAGATTGAGGGTGGATTGCGTCTGTCGCCAGAGTTTTGCGCCCTACTCGCTGGACTGGTGATTTATACGAGTAGTTATATTGCTGAAATTGTGAGGGCGGGGATTTTAGCCGTACCAAAAGGGCAGTGGGAAGCAGCCCGTGCTTTGGGACTGAAGCCAAATCGGATCATGCAAATGGTGATTTTACCACAAGCATTGCGCGTGATTATACCACCTTTAACGAGTCACTATCTCAACTTAGCCAAAAATTCTAGTTTGGCGATCGCAGTCGGTTTCCCCGATGTCTATTTCGTTGCTTCCACAACATTTAATCAGACGGGACGGGCTGTGGAAGTGATGTTGCTGATTATGATTACCTATCTAACCACAAGCTTAACCATCTCTCTCATCATGAATTTATACAACCGCACCGTGCAAATTAAGGAGAGATAG